The following are encoded together in the Pseudomonas sp. IB20 genome:
- a CDS encoding UDP-N-acetylmuramoyl-L-alanyl-D-glutamate--2,6-diaminopimelate ligase — MSLSLNKIFAHAGRDLLIRELSLDSRNVRAGDLFLAVPGGKFDGRAHIADALQRGAAAVAYEVEGATVLPITDVPLIPVKGLAAQLSDIAGRFYGDPSRQLNLIGVTGTNGKTSVTQLVAQALDLLGQHCGIVGTLGTGFYGALQSGLHTTPNPIAVQATLADLKKAGAKAVAMEVSSHGLDQGRVTALAFDVAVMTNLSRDHLDYHGTMEAYAAAKAKLFAWNDLRCRVVNLDDAFGRQLAAQDSEARLISYSLEDSSAYLYCRDAQFNDEGVLATLVTPQGEHHLRSTLLGRFNLSNVLAAIGALLGLDYALDEILRVLPKLEGPVGRMQRLGGGSQPLVVVDYAHTPDALEKVLEALRPHAKGKLLCLFGCGGDRDRGKRPLMAEIVERLADGVLVTDDNPRSEAPSQIFDDIRVGFKDASKATFVAGRGAAIAQLIASASADDVVVLAGKGHEDYQEINGERHAFSDLVEADHALTAWEVAHA; from the coding sequence ATGTCTCTTAGCTTGAACAAGATTTTTGCCCACGCCGGACGCGATCTGCTAATTCGCGAGTTGAGCCTGGACAGCCGTAATGTGCGCGCCGGTGACCTGTTCCTGGCCGTGCCTGGCGGCAAGTTCGACGGCCGTGCGCACATCGCCGATGCCCTGCAACGCGGCGCTGCCGCCGTGGCGTACGAAGTGGAAGGCGCCACCGTGCTGCCGATCACTGACGTGCCTTTGATTCCAGTCAAGGGCCTGGCTGCGCAGCTGTCGGATATCGCCGGGCGCTTCTATGGTGACCCGAGCCGTCAACTGAACCTGATCGGCGTGACCGGCACCAACGGCAAGACCAGCGTGACCCAGCTTGTCGCGCAAGCCCTTGACCTGCTGGGCCAGCATTGCGGCATTGTCGGCACCTTGGGCACCGGCTTTTATGGCGCGCTGCAAAGCGGCCTGCACACCACGCCGAACCCGATTGCCGTGCAAGCCACCTTGGCCGACCTGAAAAAGGCCGGCGCCAAGGCGGTTGCTATGGAAGTGTCCTCCCATGGCCTGGACCAGGGCCGCGTGACGGCACTGGCCTTTGACGTGGCGGTGATGACCAACCTGTCCCGCGATCACCTCGACTACCACGGCACCATGGAGGCCTACGCCGCCGCCAAGGCCAAGCTGTTTGCCTGGAATGATCTGAGGTGCCGGGTGGTTAACCTGGATGACGCATTCGGTCGCCAGTTGGCTGCGCAAGACAGCGAAGCGCGCCTGATCAGCTACAGCCTGGAAGATTCCAGCGCGTACCTGTACTGCCGCGATGCCCAATTTAATGACGAAGGCGTGCTCGCCACGTTGGTCACGCCTCAGGGCGAACACCACTTGCGCAGCACCTTGCTGGGGCGTTTCAACCTGAGCAACGTGCTGGCCGCCATTGGCGCACTGCTTGGCCTGGATTACGCGCTGGATGAAATCCTGCGTGTGCTGCCCAAGCTGGAAGGCCCGGTCGGTCGCATGCAGCGTTTGGGTGGCGGCTCGCAGCCGCTGGTAGTGGTCGATTACGCCCACACCCCGGACGCCCTGGAAAAAGTTCTCGAAGCCCTGCGCCCACACGCCAAGGGCAAGCTGCTGTGCCTGTTCGGCTGCGGCGGTGATCGTGATCGCGGCAAGCGTCCGTTGATGGCCGAGATCGTCGAGCGCCTGGCCGATGGCGTACTCGTCACCGACGACAACCCACGCAGCGAAGCGCCGAGCCAGATTTTCGACGATATCCGCGTTGGCTTCAAAGATGCGTCGAAGGCTACTTTCGTCGCCGGCCGTGGCGCTGCCATTGCCCAACTGATCGCCAGCGCCAGTGCTGACGACGTGGTGGTGCTGGCCGGTAAAGGTCACGAGG